The Providencia rettgeri genome includes a window with the following:
- the potB_1 gene encoding Spermidine/putrescine transport system permease protein PotB — protein MSQTLTLSTSTKKDSIFFWLLIAWLGFALLPSWSLDYGVLDSTQDEIIAAYGWSSLNISWLWYLLPSILFIRPLTPADRYHKTRHYFDIGVAVVTATVVILTSYFEGKGLGYSTIVLFIALGMVMTLALTRLEWLGGDQFVIGSLITVVALIALFIVFPSVAIFIPMFTDGNGDFAPFAFVAILTQSHIVQVIINSVFLSLAVGAGCTFFGLILAIYTSRIAKRSAIIGRVFSILPIVTPPFVVGLGVTLMMGRSGYITEFLATYMGLENTNWLYGFTGIWLAQVLAFTPMSFMILDGAIKTIHPSLEEASYTLRANRYQTFFNVFMPLLKPALANAFLIVIVQSLADFSNPLVLGGNFDVLATQIYFYITGSQLDYQAASTLGASLLVFSLLVFCVQYMWIGKRSYVTVSGKSYRGDVQPLPTSLIATVTTFLAIWVAFNVLLYGSIFYGSFTVNWGVDYTLTFDNFIKLFGQGMSDGAWPSLLDTLLYAGIAAPITAILGLLIAYIVVRQEFRGKKTIEFTTMLCFAVPGTVAGVSYILAFNDSPFYLTGTAAIVIISMTMRNVPVGIRAGIAGLGQIDKSLDEASLSLRAGSMRTIFFILLPLLRPAILSALIYSFVRAITTVSAIVFLVTPDTRVATAYILNRVEDGEYGVAIAYGSILIVVMLAIIFLFDYLIGEARVSRSKAKNAE, from the coding sequence ATGTCTCAAACCCTAACCTTATCGACCTCAACCAAAAAAGATAGCATATTTTTTTGGCTGCTGATTGCTTGGCTAGGTTTCGCGTTGCTGCCTTCTTGGAGCTTAGACTATGGCGTACTTGACTCAACACAAGACGAAATCATAGCGGCTTATGGTTGGAGCAGCCTAAACATTAGCTGGCTCTGGTATTTATTGCCTTCTATTTTATTTATTCGCCCGTTAACACCAGCGGATCGTTACCATAAAACCCGCCATTATTTCGATATTGGCGTGGCGGTTGTCACCGCAACCGTGGTGATCTTAACCTCCTATTTTGAAGGAAAAGGGTTAGGTTACTCAACTATTGTACTATTTATCGCCTTGGGTATGGTGATGACACTGGCGTTAACTCGACTTGAGTGGCTCGGTGGAGACCAATTCGTTATTGGCTCGCTGATCACCGTTGTGGCCTTAATAGCCCTATTTATTGTGTTCCCAAGTGTCGCTATTTTTATTCCGATGTTTACTGATGGAAATGGGGACTTTGCACCATTCGCCTTTGTGGCAATTTTGACGCAATCGCATATTGTCCAAGTTATTATTAACTCAGTATTTTTATCATTGGCCGTAGGTGCTGGTTGTACTTTCTTTGGTTTGATTTTAGCCATTTATACTTCACGCATCGCCAAACGCTCCGCTATTATTGGTCGCGTGTTTTCTATTTTGCCTATCGTCACCCCCCCCTTCGTTGTCGGTCTAGGGGTCACGTTGATGATGGGGCGTTCGGGCTATATTACTGAATTCCTTGCGACCTATATGGGGCTTGAAAACACCAACTGGTTATATGGCTTTACGGGTATTTGGTTAGCACAAGTACTGGCATTTACGCCGATGTCATTCATGATTTTAGACGGTGCAATTAAAACCATTCACCCATCTTTAGAAGAAGCGTCTTATACTTTACGTGCCAACCGTTACCAAACTTTCTTTAATGTATTTATGCCATTATTGAAACCTGCTTTGGCAAACGCATTTTTAATCGTTATCGTACAATCGCTGGCTGACTTTAGTAACCCATTGGTTCTAGGCGGTAACTTCGACGTACTCGCGACGCAAATTTACTTCTATATCACTGGCTCCCAATTAGATTATCAAGCTGCCAGTACCTTAGGTGCGTCATTATTAGTGTTCTCACTATTAGTGTTCTGCGTACAGTATATGTGGATAGGTAAACGTTCCTATGTCACCGTATCAGGGAAATCTTACCGTGGTGATGTTCAGCCTTTACCAACGTCATTAATTGCCACTGTGACCACTTTCTTAGCGATTTGGGTTGCATTTAACGTATTGTTATACGGCAGTATTTTCTACGGTAGCTTTACAGTTAACTGGGGTGTTGATTACACCTTAACCTTCGATAACTTTATTAAATTATTCGGTCAAGGAATGAGCGATGGTGCGTGGCCATCATTGTTAGATACTCTTCTGTACGCCGGTATTGCCGCCCCCATCACCGCGATCCTCGGTTTATTAATTGCCTATATCGTAGTTCGCCAAGAGTTCCGCGGTAAAAAGACTATCGAATTTACCACGATGCTGTGCTTTGCCGTACCAGGAACAGTTGCGGGCGTGTCATACATCTTAGCCTTTAACGATTCCCCGTTTTATTTAACGGGAACTGCCGCTATCGTTATTATATCAATGACCATGCGTAACGTTCCTGTCGGGATCCGTGCAGGTATTGCAGGCTTAGGCCAAATTGATAAATCGTTGGATGAAGCATCACTCAGCTTACGAGCGGGTTCAATGCGTACCATCTTCTTTATCTTACTGCCATTGTTGCGCCCAGCCATTTTATCAGCGCTGATCTATAGCTTTGTCCGTGCGATCACCACGGTCAGTGCGATTGTATTCTTGGTTACTCCTGATACTCGCGTCGCTACAGCCTATATTTTGAACCGTGTAGAAGACGGTGAATATGGCGTTGCCATTGCCTATGGCTCAATCCTGATTGTCGTAATGCTGGCAATTATTTTCTTATTTGACTATTTGATTGGCGAAGCCCGTGTTTCACGTTCCAAAGCCAAAAATGCAGAGTAA